Within Legionella birminghamensis, the genomic segment AGGCGCATGTTGCATAAAGCGCGCAAGATTACCATAGTTTTTGGCTTGTATCATTGCATAGGTTTCACCATCAAGATTATCAAAATCCAATTCGTACTCAGATTTTGATGCAGGAATCTTACTACCTGGCACTACCGGCTTTACACTCCCCGCATAAACGATAACTGGCTCGCCTGGCTCTATGACTTCGAGAGCACATACCCCAAGACCGCTTGCTCCCATTGGGCTTAAGCACAGTTTTTTACTATTTGAATCAATCTTGCTTAGCAAGGTGCTCATTGCGGCGTTATCATAGTGCGGAACGGCATTTTCGATGACAGGATAGGTTAGGAGTTCGGTCTGTTTGGTAAAAACCAGTCCGTTTGTCCAAGCTTTCATTCCGATTTCTTTAGCAAGTACATCACTATCCACTTGTCTGATTTCACAACCGGGCTGGCTAGGCAATTTATTGCTGATGTTAATTTTTTGAGGTTTTTCCGACAATATTTGGCTGAGGTTGGATTCGATCTTTTTGTACACGAGCCGATCTCTCTGGTAAATATTTGGAATTGTATCAGCTGTTTAATTAGTGATCAAATGAGGGTGGTATAATAAGCGGGTAGGTGAGGATTAATCCCGGAATACCTCTACAATTCATTGATTGCGTTTTGTAACTCAGCGAGTTGGGTTTTAATTTTTTTAAAAACAGGAATAACAAGCTCCTGTAATTGATGATAGTTAATGTGCTCGGGAGGCAGTGCAATAATTAATGTTTTTTCCGTGGCTATTATTTTAAAACAGCTTAAATGAACGGGGGAAGTAACCCAGGGGTTGATTAGTTTTGTAGCAGATATCTTGGAAACTGACCTGATTTGTTTCTTCCATTTTACCGATAACCGGGCTTCTCCCTCCACAAGGATCAATAAAAATTGATGGGTGATTGAGAGCGGAATTTCGGCATTTTTTTCAAAGCTAAAGAAATGAAATTTTTTCAGATAAGCGTTTTTAAGTGTGTCTGAAAAAGAGGCGAATAGTTCCAGTGATTTGATTGTGCGTTTTTGCTCATTTCCTAATTGCTCAAATGCTTGCCAGGGCGCGCATAGAGTAGTTTTTTCAGCTATCGGTGCAAACCTGAGTTTATGGCAGGTTTGTTCAATATGCTGCGCCACATAATTAATGATTCGCTGAGTAAATATAAAGGCAGAATAGTTGGAGTGATTAAAAATAGAATCCAGGGTATTTTTCTGTATAAAAAATACCTCGCTATCGGTTTTAGCAATTGCATTTGCAGTCCTTGGGATGTTCGCCAAAATGCCGAGTTCACCAAATAGTTCCCCAGCCCCAAGTGTGGCGACCTCTTTGATGCTGGACTTAGTGGCAACGATAGAGATTTCTCCTTTAATAATGATGTACATGCCATTTGCAGGCGTCTGCTCTTGGAAAATACAGCTGTTAGCCTTGAATGTTTCAACGGTGGATATTAACCCTATGTCATGAAAAATGATGGGGTCGACGCCGGAGAAGACAGGGATCTTTTCGACGAAATCACTAAAATATAAAGGATTGTATTTGGTTTTACCGGCAGGTTTTTGAAGACTTCGGCTAATCTTTTCGGCAACTTTAATACCGCTAATAAAGGCGGATTCATGGACATGAGGAGGTACGAGGTAAGAGCCGCAATACCAGGTGTTATTTTCGCCCTGAATGGCTTCCAGATACTGCCTGCTGATGTCGCTGGAATGTGCCATGGACGGGTGAATATAGAATTTTTGCTCAAAAATCTTTTTGGGATCAATCTGCCTGAAAGGGTTAAGCGTTAGAAACACATCAGGAATATTTGCGGGTAAGTTCCTGATTTTATTGATGTAAAAAGTGATGGTTGGTCTTAAAAGGGTAGAAGACTCCGGCGTGTAAATGCAATTGTACCCGCCCCAATAAGCCCTGTCCTTTGGCATAATTGCGCTATCGCTATGGATAGCAAAAGTAGCGCGTTGCCAGGGAAAATTAACCAGTAAATTCTTTTCATATTTTTTGGCATCTTCAAAAAGACTGATTGCATGATAAGGGTTAATGCTGATAATGACATGATCGAAAGTCAGGGAAACGTTTTCACCGGATGGGCTGCTCGCCCGAATAAATACTTTATTATCATGGCGGGCAATCCCAAGAACCCTTTTATTGAGCAGGATACGGTTATTGCGATGTTTAGCAATAAACCATTTACTGAACACCTCAACGTAGCTGAACATGCCATCATCTAAAGCCATGCGTCTGCCGATTGGGCCAATAATGCCGTGAATTTGCCAGAATTGCAGCAATGGAATCAGGCGATAGTTTTCTGGATAAGTATTGGGAACTTGAAAACAGGCCGTTGCTCTTGGATAAATGTATTCTTCAATGAATGGTTTACTATAAGCCTTATTTTTTAAATAATTTCCCAGCGTAATTTCCGAATTCGAATGACTGTTCAGAAATTCCCAGCTTTCGACCCGAAAACGATTGATCTCTTCTATATACAAATCCTTGCCAATGGGGCAGTCTTTCCGAATTGAAATAAGGCCATCGATATTTGCAAATACCAGATTGTTTTTCTCATCGATGATAGACAGGCTTTGGTTTATAGGATGATAGGGCAGCTTGAAGAAATCAATAAATTGTTTGAAATAGTGGAACTGATCCTGATTAAAATCAGTGACACCCGCATCCAGCATCCAGGATGGCCCCTGGCTGTCCGCTACTTTAACTCCGAAACAATGGCCGCCTAAATGCCCAAGCTCTTCGATAATGGTCACATTGTAATTTTGGTTCGCTAAAGTAAACGCAGC encodes:
- a CDS encoding cyclic nucleotide-binding domain-containing protein, translating into MDIVIVGGGASSIAAAFTLANQNYNVTIIEELGHLGGHCFGVKVADSQGPSWMLDAGVTDFNQDQFHYFKQFIDFFKLPYHPINQSLSIIDEKNNLVFANIDGLISIRKDCPIGKDLYIEEINRFRVESWEFLNSHSNSEITLGNYLKNKAYSKPFIEEYIYPRATACFQVPNTYPENYRLIPLLQFWQIHGIIGPIGRRMALDDGMFSYVEVFSKWFIAKHRNNRILLNKRVLGIARHDNKVFIRASSPSGENVSLTFDHVIISINPYHAISLFEDAKKYEKNLLVNFPWQRATFAIHSDSAIMPKDRAYWGGYNCIYTPESSTLLRPTITFYINKIRNLPANIPDVFLTLNPFRQIDPKKIFEQKFYIHPSMAHSSDISRQYLEAIQGENNTWYCGSYLVPPHVHESAFISGIKVAEKISRSLQKPAGKTKYNPLYFSDFVEKIPVFSGVDPIIFHDIGLISTVETFKANSCIFQEQTPANGMYIIIKGEISIVATKSSIKEVATLGAGELFGELGILANIPRTANAIAKTDSEVFFIQKNTLDSIFNHSNYSAFIFTQRIINYVAQHIEQTCHKLRFAPIAEKTTLCAPWQAFEQLGNEQKRTIKSLELFASFSDTLKNAYLKKFHFFSFEKNAEIPLSITHQFLLILVEGEARLSVKWKKQIRSVSKISATKLINPWVTSPVHLSCFKIIATEKTLIIALPPEHINYHQLQELVIPVFKKIKTQLAELQNAINEL